ACACATCCGCCTGCTCAAGCGCGACGCCCTGATGCTGCCGGAGGCGCAGGCCGACCGGGTGGCGATGACGCGGCGCGCGCGGCGCGAGATCGCCGAGCTGCTCGCCACCGAGGGCTATTTCTCGCCGCGCATCCGCTTCGACCGCGAGGATCCGGCGAACTGGGTGCTGGCGGTGGAGCCCGGGCAGCGCACCGAGATCGCCGCGGTGGAGATCGACTTCACCGGTGATCTGGCCGTGTCCGGCGAAGGCGGAAAGGAATACCTCGACCTGCTGCGCGCGAGCTGGGGCTTGCCGGTGGGCCAGCCTTTCCGCCAGGCCGCCTGGGACGCCGCCAAGACCGCGCTGCTCGACACGGTGAGCGCGCACCGCTACGCCGCCGCCCGCATCGCCGAGAGCCGCGCCGAGATCGATCCCGAGACCGCGCAGGCGCGGCTCAAGGTGCGCATCGACAGCGGTCCGGCCTTCTACCTGGGCGAGCTCGAGGTCGAGGGCCTCGAGCACCTGCCCGCCGACCTCGTGCTGCGCTATAGCCAGCTGCGCCCGGGCTCGCCCTATGACCGCGAGCAGCTGCTCGCCTTCCAGACCGACCTGCAGAACACGCCGCACTTCGGCTCGGTGATCGTCGACATCGAGCGTGATCCGGCGCTCGCGGCCGCGGTGCCGGTGCGGGTTCAGGTGACCGAGGCGCTGCCGCGCTACGCCGGTGTGGGCGCGGGCTATTCGACCAACACCGGGGCGCGCGTCGAGTTCAGCTACCGCGACTCGAACCTGCGCAAGCGCGGCTGGGAATTCTCCACCGGGCTGCGCCTGGAGCAGCGCCGCCAGGCCTTGTACGCGGACGTCTTCCTGCCGCCGCGCGGCAGGCATCGCGACAGCTTCGGCGCGCTCGTCGAGAGCAGCGACCTCGAGGGCCTGCAGGTCGATACCCAGGCGGTGGGCGCCACCCGCACCACGCTGCGCGGCGACATCGAGACCCAGCTCGCGCTGCGCCTGCAGCACGAGAAGATCGAGCCGGCGGGCGGCGAGGCGCGTACCAGTAACACCTTGACCGCGAACTGGACCTGGATCAAGCGCGCGGTGAACGACCTGCTCGATCCCACCGACGGCTATCTGCTCGAGTACCAGATCGGCGGCGGCCCCGAGATCGCACTTGCCGAACAGGACTTCCTGCGCCTGTATTCGCGTTTCGTGCGCTACCAGCCGGTGCGGGGCAGCGACGTGTTCATCCTGCGCGGCGAGGCCGGCGTCACCCTGGCCGACAGCCGCGACGGGATCCCGCAGGACTTCCTGTTCCGCACCGGCGGCGCGCAGTCGGTGCGCGGCTACGACTACCTGAGCCTGGGCGTCAAGGACGGCAACGCCACCGTCGGCGGACGCTACCTCGCCACCGCCAGCGCGGAATACGTGCACTGGTACAAGCCGCAGTGGGGCACGGCGGTCTTCATCGATGCCGGCGATGCCGCCGACAGTCGCGAGGACTTCGACCTGCGCGTGGGCTACGGCGTGGGCGCGCGCTGGCGCAGCCCGGCCGGGCCGCTCGCGATCGATCTCGCCTGGGGGCACCAGGAGCGCAGCCTGCGCCTGCACTTCGGGGTCGCGATCGCGTTCTGAGCCCCGGGCCCTTGGCCCCCCGCCGCGTCAATGCGGCTCGCGGTCCAGGCGCTCGGCGAGCGCGCGCAGGCCGGCGGAGATCATCACCGGATGGGCCTCGCCGGCGCCGGCCGGATCGAGCCCGCGCAGCGCGGGCGGCAGGCGGGCGAGGCTGTCCGCGGCGCCGGCGCGCAGGGTCGCGAGCGGCGGCGACGGCTCCAGCCGGCGACCCGCGCGCATCACCATCTGCAGCAGGGCTTGCGCGCCGGGTGCGGGCGGGGCCTCGCCGGCGAGCGTGACGTGGTCGCGCAGCAGGCAGCCGTCGTCGTCGTGCTCGCGCCACACCTGCTTGGCGTCCGGCCAGGTGGCCTTGCCCTCGGAGCGCTTGCGGCGCGGGATGCCGGCGTAGCGCTGCAGCTTGTACACCGCGTCCAGGGTCGGTGCGTCGGCCGACGTGGTCAGATGGGTGCCGATGCCGAAACCGTCGATCGGCGCGTCTTCCCCGAGCAGCGCGGCGATGCGGTATTCGTCGAGGTCGCCGCTGGCGAAGATGCGCACGCCTTCCAGTCCGCCGGCGTCGAGGATGGCGCGGACCGCGCGCGCATGGGCGGCGAGATCGCCGCTGTCGATGCGCACCGAGGCCAGCTTCACGCCGCGCTGCTGCAGCTCGGGCGCGAGCGCGACCACCCTCCGCGCGGCGGCCTCGGTGTCGTAGGTGTCGATCAGCAGGGTCACCTTGTCGGGTTGCGAGGCGGCGAAGCGCAGGAAGGCGTCGGCTTCGCGCGCGTGGGCCTCGATGTAGGAATGCGCCATGGTGCCGAACACCGGGATGCCGAAGCGCTGGCCGGCGAGCACGGTGGCGGTGCCGGCGAATCCGGCCAGGTGGCTGGCGCGCGCGGCGAGCAGCCCGGCTTCGGCGCCGTGCGCCCGGCGCAGGCCGAAATCGACCAGCATGCGCTCCGGAGCGGCGAGCACGCAGCGCGCGGCCTTGGAGGCGATCATCGACGACAGGTTGATCAGGTTCAGCAGCCGGCTCTCGACGAACTGCGCCTCGCCGATCGGCGCCTCCACGCGCAGCACCGGCTCGTTGGCGAAGAAGACCGTGCCTTCTGGCATCGCATGCACGGTGCCGGTGAAGCGGAAACCGGCCAGCCAGTCGATGAAGCCGGGCTTGAAACGCCCGCTCGCGCTCAGCCAGTCGAGTTCGGCCGCCGTGAAGTGCAGGTTCTCCAGGTAGTCGAGCGCCTGCTCGAGGCCGGCGCAGAGCAGGAAGCGGCGCTGTTCGGGTAGCCGGCGCACGAAGAGCTCGAACACCGCGGTGTCGTGCAGGCCCTCGTCGTGGTAGGCCTGCAGCATGGTCAGCTCGTAGAGGTCGGTCAGCAGCGCGCTGTCGTCCGGGTTCATGCGGGCGCGTCCTCCAGGTCGTCGAACGCGATCACTCGGGCGCCGCCCGCCAGCATGGCGGCGATCGCGCGCTCGCCGTCGCCGGGCTGCACATCGACCGCGCGGATCGCATCGCCGAGCACGAACATGCCGAAGCCCGCCGCCAGCCCGTCGCGCGTCGTCGTCAGCACGCAGTAGTCGGTGGTGAGGCCGCCGATGAACACCCGGCGCGCGCCGCGGGCGTGCAGGCGGTCGGCGAGGCCGGTGTGGTCGAAGCTGGAATAGGCCTCGGCCTCCGCGCTGGTGGCCTTCGACACGATCTCGGGGGCGGCGGGCAGCGCGAGCCCGGGCGCGAACTCGGCGCCGGGAGTGCCGGCGACGCAGTGCTGCGGCCAGGGGCCGCCCCGGGCGTGGAAGGAGCAGTGGTCGGCTGGATGCCAGTCGCGGGTGAACACGACCGGCAGGCCCTGCGCGGCAAAGCGCGCGAGATAGCGGTTCAGCACCGGGACCACCGCATCGCCGTCCCGCACGCCGAGCGCACCGCCGGGCAGGAAGTCGCGCTGCACGTCGACGACCATCAGGACGTCCCCCGGCTGCAGGCGGACGGGGGGTCGAGTGCTGGGGCTTGGCGTCGTTGCCGAGCGGGCGGGGGCTGACATCGCATGTTCTCCCGGGAGGTCGTGCCGATGCGGCGGATGCCGGCGCCCGCCGCATCGATGAACTTGCGTGCGCAAACGGCGCAGGCCGTCTCGCCGGCGAGCCCGTTCATCGAGGGCTGTTCATCGAGGGCTGGCCGGCGCCGGGCGACAGGAGTAAGTTTTCACTGCGCCGATCGCCATGCTGTTTGCAGTGTAGTCCGATCGGCGCTTCCCGGTGACGACGGCCCCGCGCTGCGGGGCAGGCGAGGCGAACATGGATCGACCGCCCGGCATGCGAACCTGCCTGTACGAGGGCGACGCC
This genomic stretch from Thauera sp. GDN1 harbors:
- a CDS encoding isochorismatase family protein, producing the protein MVVDVQRDFLPGGALGVRDGDAVVPVLNRYLARFAAQGLPVVFTRDWHPADHCSFHARGGPWPQHCVAGTPGAEFAPGLALPAAPEIVSKATSAEAEAYSSFDHTGLADRLHARGARRVFIGGLTTDYCVLTTTRDGLAAGFGMFVLGDAIRAVDVQPGDGERAIAAMLAGGARVIAFDDLEDAPA
- a CDS encoding nicotinate phosphoribosyltransferase, whose translation is MNPDDSALLTDLYELTMLQAYHDEGLHDTAVFELFVRRLPEQRRFLLCAGLEQALDYLENLHFTAAELDWLSASGRFKPGFIDWLAGFRFTGTVHAMPEGTVFFANEPVLRVEAPIGEAQFVESRLLNLINLSSMIASKAARCVLAAPERMLVDFGLRRAHGAEAGLLAARASHLAGFAGTATVLAGQRFGIPVFGTMAHSYIEAHAREADAFLRFAASQPDKVTLLIDTYDTEAAARRVVALAPELQQRGVKLASVRIDSGDLAAHARAVRAILDAGGLEGVRIFASGDLDEYRIAALLGEDAPIDGFGIGTHLTTSADAPTLDAVYKLQRYAGIPRRKRSEGKATWPDAKQVWREHDDDGCLLRDHVTLAGEAPPAPGAQALLQMVMRAGRRLEPSPPLATLRAGAADSLARLPPALRGLDPAGAGEAHPVMISAGLRALAERLDREPH
- a CDS encoding autotransporter assembly complex family protein, which gives rise to MRTRCLGAALAVGLTLAAAPAAAQQALTVRLEAPDTVRPVLEEHIRLLKRDALMLPEAQADRVAMTRRARREIAELLATEGYFSPRIRFDREDPANWVLAVEPGQRTEIAAVEIDFTGDLAVSGEGGKEYLDLLRASWGLPVGQPFRQAAWDAAKTALLDTVSAHRYAAARIAESRAEIDPETAQARLKVRIDSGPAFYLGELEVEGLEHLPADLVLRYSQLRPGSPYDREQLLAFQTDLQNTPHFGSVIVDIERDPALAAAVPVRVQVTEALPRYAGVGAGYSTNTGARVEFSYRDSNLRKRGWEFSTGLRLEQRRQALYADVFLPPRGRHRDSFGALVESSDLEGLQVDTQAVGATRTTLRGDIETQLALRLQHEKIEPAGGEARTSNTLTANWTWIKRAVNDLLDPTDGYLLEYQIGGGPEIALAEQDFLRLYSRFVRYQPVRGSDVFILRGEAGVTLADSRDGIPQDFLFRTGGAQSVRGYDYLSLGVKDGNATVGGRYLATASAEYVHWYKPQWGTAVFIDAGDAADSREDFDLRVGYGVGARWRSPAGPLAIDLAWGHQERSLRLHFGVAIAF